GGGTCAAACCGGGTAATCATCCGATATGGCTGACTGAAACAGGCTATGATGTTGACGGCCCGATTGGCCTGGATGAGCGATACCAGGCAGCCAAACTGCCCAGGGTAGCTATGATCGCATTTGCAGCAGGAATAGACAAAGTATTCATATACAGGGAAAGAGGGTCCCATGGCACCCAGCATGCAGGTGCAGGGTTCCTTCGTAATGACAATTCGATCCGCCCTTCCTGGTTCTCCTATTCGACCCTGGTCAGGCAGCTTAATGGTGTTGAGACGGTTAAGGTACCCCGGTTAATATTCAAGGATAATGAAAAGATTTGGGGATATCTTTGGGAAAGAGACGGCGAAAAGTTATTAGCCGTTTGGAGTCTTGAAGATGATACAGTGCTGCCACTGAACCTGGGTGAATGCACCGTAACGGATTCTTTCGGAAAGAAAAGAGTACTTAAAGTTAATAATAACCTCAATATCGGGATATTCCCCCTTTACATAAGCAACATAACTAACATTGACGCCCTGGTAAACCAGTTTTGATCTATCAGCCGGGGCAGCAAATGCCCCGGCTTTATAACTCCCAGCCGCATATGTTCCTGTTTCGGCAACGCAGACTGTTCGCATGGCAACGACTGCATGAGCAGCCTGATGCAGATCTACAGCTTGTTTACACAGTTCAGGTCGTCGAAGGCAACCTTCAGCCTTTCGACCATGGCCTTCTCTCCTTCACGCAGCCAGACACGCGGATCGTACTTCTTCTTGTTCGGCTTGTCTTCTCCCTCGGGGTTGCCGATCTGGCCCTGCAGGTAATCGCGGTTTTTGGCCTCGTACCCGCGAATGCCATCCCAGAATGCCCACTGGGTATCGGTGTCGATGTTCATCTTGATAACACCGTAGCCTATCGCCTCCCTGATCTCTTCCTGGCTCGAGCCGGACCCTCCGTGGAACACGAAGTCGACCGGATTGGGGCCTGTTCCGTGCTTCTCCTGGATATGCTTCTGCGAGTTCAGCAGGATCTTGGGAGTAAGCTTCACGTTACCCGGCTTGTAAACACCGTGTACATTTCCGAACGATGCGGCAACGGTGAAATTGCGACTTACCTTGATGAGCTCGGCATAAGCATACTCAACCTCCTCGGGTTGTGTGTAAAGCAGGGAACTGTCGATACCGGTATTGTCAACACCGTCTTCTTCGCCGCCCGTCACACCAAGCTCTATCTCGAGGGTCATGCCCATTTTGGTCATGCGCTCGAGGTACTGCTTGCATGTTTCGATGTTCTCTTCAAGAGGTTCCTCCGAAAGGTCAAGCATGTGTGAACTGTAAAGTGGTTTTCCGTACCTCTGGAAGTGCCTCTCTCCATAATCGAGCAGTCCGTCGATCCACGGCAGAAGTTTTCTTGCTGCATGGTCGGTATGAAGGATTACGGGAACACCGTAAAGCTCTGACATATGGTGT
This genomic window from Marinilabiliales bacterium contains:
- a CDS encoding class II fructose-bisphosphate aldolase is translated as MSEKILNRVKPGVVTGDDVKTVFSIAKAGNYALPAVNVVSTNSVNAVLEAAKEVNSPVIIQFSNGGASFFAGKGISNEEEQAAIAGAISGAKHIHHMSELYGVPVILHTDHAARKLLPWIDGLLDYGERHFQRYGKPLYSSHMLDLSEEPLEENIETCKQYLERMTKMGMTLEIELGVTGGEEDGVDNTGIDSSLLYTQPEEVEYAYAELIKVSRNFTVAASFGNVHGVYKPGNVKLTPKILLNSQKHIQEKHGTGPNPVDFVFHGGSGSSQEEIREAIGYGVIKMNIDTDTQWAFWDGIRGYEAKNRDYLQGQIGNPEGEDKPNKKKYDPRVWLREGEKAMVERLKVAFDDLNCVNKL